One window of the Salvelinus fontinalis isolate EN_2023a chromosome 2, ASM2944872v1, whole genome shotgun sequence genome contains the following:
- the LOC129866949 gene encoding UDP-glucuronosyltransferase 1A5-like, with product MAGGGLWLRGAAAGLVLSLCLVVSCRAGKLLVIPADGSHWTGMKPFVEELGRRGNQVVVVIPEVSGSLGPSEHTITLTYPVPYTRTQLQTIQRANLDTIMASDTSNDISRMWSYYQTLTVLRNYTRNNCDSLLSNQDMMQTLREQGFDGILTDPFEPLGVIVGALLSLPAIYIQNGLPCGTDLEASQCPSPPSYTPGRFTHFTDHMTLRQRSVNFLWALLRPLACRYLYSDVNVLASEILGRETTIPELMKKASLWLERNDFTFEFPRPLMPNMVMIGGLNFEEPNELPEVAIS from the exons ATGGCTGGAGGAGGGTTATGGTTGAGGGGAGCAGCAGCAGGCctggtcctctctctgtgtctggtggTGTCCTGCCGGGCCGGTAAACTCCTGGTGATCCCAGCCGACGGCAGCCATTGGACGGGCATGAAACCATTTGTGGAGGAGCTGGGTCGTCGCGGAAaccaggtggtggtggtgattccAGAGGTAAGTGGCTCTCTGGGTCCATCGGAACACACCATCACACTGACCTACCCCGTGCCCTACACCCGGACCCAGCTCCAGACCATTCAGAGGGCCAACCTGGACACCATCATGGCCTCCGACACCTCCAACGACATCAGCAGGATGTGGAGCTACTACCAGACCCTGACGGTTCTCAGGAACTACACCCGTAACAATTGTGACAGCCTGCTATCCAACCAGGACATGATGCAGACTCTGAGGgagcaggggtttgatggcataCTGACTGATCCCTTTGAGCCATTGGGCGTGATTGTAGGAGCactcctctccctgcctgccatCTACATTCAGAATGGCCTGCCTTGTGGAACGGACCTTGAGGCCTCCCAGTGCCCCAGCCCCCCCTCCTACACTCCTGGACGCTTTACTCACTTCACTGATCACATGACCCTGAGGCAGAGGAGCGTCAACTTCCTTTGGGCGTTGCTCCGCCCCCTGGCCTGCCG GTATCTGTACTCTGATGTCAACGTCCTCGCCTCAGAGATCCTGGGGAGAGAGACCACCATCCCTGAGCTGATGAAGAAGGCATCACTGTGGCTGGAGCGCAACGACTTTACCTTCGAGTTCCCCAGGCCTCTGATGCCTAATATGGTGATGATCGGAGGACTGAACTTTGAGGAGCCAAATGAACTGCCAGAGGTAGCTATAAGCTAA